One part of the Arcanobacterium phocisimile genome encodes these proteins:
- a CDS encoding peptidoglycan-binding protein — protein sequence MHNEEPQQTNKKRYAWIIVTIIIAIAVLIGAFLLGRFVRSGNDEAIANAQHKPEITAQVEEREFPAEPIEIKGSVQLGSTFPVTVAAGEGGQAIVTATPRSPGETISSGQLLAQVSGRPVIALDLPFDMYRDIKTGDTGADVRELQRALVRLGLYRGVVDGEYGPLTANAMKELYKRVGAVLPEPPKEPEAQPAAVQSQAQEPQSNPADQGATSTPPNPPAPSATQAPKKLNLPTIKANEIFSLTQGSATIIEIAPLNTKISAETPLAKLRSGKAIAVARVGVGDKNLFSVGANVELSAVGSTEKQQATVNAISEFKDADVNNPAAQLPGHDVSVDLPGEGYTDGQEIILSIANTERQAVSGLTVPLSALREDTGTTYVLKKDPAIKPEGTAKIEVSVGRTFDGFALITSDNIQAGDTVVIGQ from the coding sequence ATGCACAATGAAGAACCGCAGCAAACGAATAAAAAACGCTACGCATGGATCATCGTCACCATCATCATAGCCATAGCGGTACTTATTGGTGCATTCTTGCTGGGACGATTTGTGCGTTCAGGAAATGATGAAGCAATCGCCAACGCACAACATAAACCAGAAATAACCGCCCAAGTCGAAGAACGGGAATTCCCCGCTGAGCCGATAGAAATTAAGGGAAGCGTACAACTAGGCTCAACCTTCCCGGTCACAGTTGCAGCCGGTGAAGGTGGACAAGCAATCGTCACTGCCACACCACGCTCGCCAGGCGAAACAATCTCCTCCGGGCAACTTCTCGCCCAAGTATCTGGCAGGCCAGTTATTGCACTCGATCTTCCCTTTGATATGTATCGCGATATTAAAACCGGAGACACCGGCGCCGATGTTCGCGAACTACAACGTGCTCTGGTACGACTCGGACTATACCGTGGCGTTGTCGATGGCGAATATGGACCGCTCACCGCAAACGCTATGAAGGAACTATATAAGCGCGTTGGGGCAGTGTTGCCCGAACCACCCAAAGAACCAGAGGCACAACCAGCCGCAGTGCAAAGCCAAGCACAAGAACCACAGAGCAATCCGGCAGATCAAGGCGCAACGTCAACACCGCCTAACCCCCCAGCGCCATCAGCTACCCAAGCACCGAAAAAACTCAACCTCCCAACAATAAAAGCAAACGAAATATTCTCCCTCACCCAAGGCTCTGCAACCATTATCGAGATAGCGCCACTGAACACTAAAATCAGTGCAGAAACACCACTTGCGAAACTCCGAAGTGGGAAAGCGATCGCAGTCGCCCGCGTCGGCGTCGGAGACAAAAACCTCTTCAGCGTCGGAGCAAACGTTGAACTGAGCGCCGTCGGCTCAACCGAAAAACAACAAGCCACCGTCAACGCAATCAGTGAGTTCAAAGACGCCGATGTGAACAACCCCGCCGCACAACTGCCCGGGCACGATGTTAGCGTGGACCTACCCGGCGAAGGATACACCGACGGGCAAGAAATCATCCTCTCCATCGCAAACACCGAACGGCAAGCCGTCTCCGGACTCACTGTTCCGCTCAGCGCACTACGCGAAGATACCGGCACAACCTACGTGTTAAAGAAAGACCCAGCAATCAAACCAGAAGGAACAGCGAAAATAGAAGTCAGTGTAGGACGAACCTTCGACGGATTCGCCCTCATCACCAGCGACAACATCCAAGCCGGCGACACCGTGGTCATAGGCCAATGA
- a CDS encoding ABC transporter ATP-binding protein encodes MSVLKLRNIRKTYDVQPPVPVLHGVDLDVEAGERVAIVGYSGAGKSTLLNIMGLLDEATSGEYELDGHLTTKLSARKRDRLRAEVLGFVFQDYHVLGHRTVRENLDIKLAISGIDPAQRETVVDEALANVGLTERKNSLSRLLSGGEKQRLAIARAIITHPRVLLADEPTGNLDSVNAKTVLDLFDQQAANGVAVVVITHDDRLASWAQRVLHLKDGKIYE; translated from the coding sequence ATGAGCGTACTCAAACTGCGCAACATCCGCAAAACCTATGATGTACAACCACCGGTGCCCGTACTACACGGCGTTGACCTCGACGTCGAAGCAGGAGAACGCGTAGCAATCGTCGGATACTCAGGAGCAGGAAAATCCACACTGCTCAACATTATGGGACTACTTGACGAAGCAACCTCCGGCGAATACGAGCTCGACGGGCACCTGACAACAAAACTCAGCGCCCGAAAACGCGATCGGCTCCGAGCCGAAGTATTGGGATTCGTATTTCAGGACTATCACGTACTAGGGCATCGAACCGTACGCGAAAATCTCGATATCAAACTCGCGATCTCAGGGATTGATCCGGCACAGCGCGAAACCGTCGTCGACGAAGCATTAGCAAATGTTGGACTAACAGAGCGGAAAAATTCCCTCTCCAGGCTACTTTCCGGCGGAGAAAAGCAACGCCTCGCAATCGCGCGCGCCATCATCACCCACCCCAGAGTCCTCCTCGCCGACGAGCCCACCGGAAACCTCGACTCCGTCAACGCCAAAACCGTACTCGACCTCTTCGACCAGCAAGCAGCCAACGGAGTCGCCGTCGTCGTCATCACCCACGATGATCGCCTCGCATCGTGGGCACAACGCGTCCTGCACCTAAAGGACGGCAAAATCTATGAGTAA
- a CDS encoding ABC transporter permease: protein MSKYNIGHKIRQRRAAIADLLADVAIELRARMARTILMMAAVALSTGALLASVGISQNAAHQVDADIAASTIDQILLTKADGTGDGPGGDADRASRGPDGQKVETYFYPADAKERLLKIDTVAAVGRRSNLLDAIHPTITHPITHDEINTISIIGAEASYLDAANVDKPTQAWMLDQAYDVVFLGESAAEKLDIPVTSDTRGLKVLVDGLAYSVAGFLPGETLENHIVLPLKTAFHLAGGDKQTDILIRTKIGAGSQVSNVARLALMPNQPEKLSVSQVVSVESIRENVSGQLAQQAAWVGAFLIVLTVLLIANSMIVSVTARTTEIGVRRALGSSRGRVAAVFWVEGAVTGALGGLVGSAVASVIIVGVSAVSGWTALLNIGWIMLGPVLGAAVGVVASAYPAARASMIHPAIAVRSN, encoded by the coding sequence ATGAGTAAATACAACATCGGTCACAAAATACGACAACGACGCGCCGCTATCGCCGACCTCCTCGCCGACGTAGCGATCGAACTGCGCGCCCGGATGGCGCGAACCATCCTCATGATGGCGGCCGTAGCATTAAGCACCGGAGCTCTACTAGCGTCGGTAGGTATTTCGCAAAATGCTGCCCACCAAGTAGACGCAGACATCGCCGCCTCAACCATTGACCAAATCCTACTGACGAAAGCCGATGGGACTGGTGACGGGCCAGGAGGCGATGCAGATAGAGCGTCTCGCGGCCCTGACGGGCAAAAAGTCGAAACATATTTCTACCCCGCCGATGCAAAAGAACGACTCCTCAAAATCGATACGGTAGCAGCCGTCGGGCGACGGTCAAACCTCCTAGACGCCATCCATCCGACCATTACCCATCCGATAACCCACGATGAGATCAATACCATCAGCATTATCGGTGCCGAAGCGTCATATCTCGATGCGGCCAACGTAGACAAGCCCACACAAGCCTGGATGCTTGACCAAGCATACGATGTCGTTTTCCTTGGCGAAAGCGCGGCAGAAAAACTTGATATACCAGTAACTTCCGATACCCGAGGGCTCAAAGTATTAGTTGACGGACTAGCCTATTCCGTAGCCGGATTCCTCCCCGGTGAAACACTGGAAAACCACATCGTCCTCCCGTTGAAAACAGCCTTTCACCTCGCCGGTGGAGACAAACAAACCGATATTCTTATCCGCACCAAAATTGGTGCCGGCTCCCAAGTATCAAACGTTGCACGGCTAGCGCTTATGCCAAACCAGCCCGAAAAACTCTCAGTCTCGCAAGTCGTTTCAGTTGAGAGCATTCGAGAAAACGTTTCCGGGCAATTAGCTCAACAAGCCGCATGGGTAGGGGCGTTCCTGATTGTGCTGACCGTCTTGCTCATTGCTAACTCCATGATTGTTTCAGTCACCGCTCGCACAACTGAGATCGGAGTGCGGCGAGCATTGGGGAGTTCGCGCGGGCGAGTTGCGGCAGTGTTTTGGGTTGAAGGTGCCGTGACCGGAGCACTCGGCGGACTCGTGGGAAGTGCAGTGGCGTCGGTTATTATCGTTGGCGTTTCAGCAGTTAGCGGATGGACTGCGTTACTGAATATTGGATGGATCATGCTCGGACCGGTGCTGGGTGCTGCGGTAGGCGTTGTTGCTTCGGCATACCCGGCGGCACGAGCGTCAATGATTCATCCGGCGATTGCGGTGCGTTCGAACTAG
- a CDS encoding bifunctional riboflavin kinase/FAD synthetase, which produces MQIWHKSSDIPADIGSTVVTIGIFDGVHKGHQVVVQETVKQARERGLKAIALTFDPHPRIVHNPDAPMPLITSLPDRLERLEAAGIDAVFVQYYTLEYANQAPEEFIESQLVGMLHASVIVAGEDIHFGRQNTGDGQLLRTFGTAIGLETVIVDDVCNLDDGRRWSSTWVRDLLRVGDVRQAAEVLGRPHRIRGIVQHGFKRGRQLGFPTANLPGVGVGEIPADGVYAGWLVRTVPETKATEHLPAAISIGTNPHFDGVERTVEAHVLGRSDLNLYGEEVAIDFIDYVRPMMSFDELDGLLCQMDDDLRTAADVLSVPLAGRVDPDSVTAI; this is translated from the coding sequence ATGCAGATATGGCATAAAAGTTCCGATATCCCGGCCGATATCGGCTCTACCGTTGTTACTATTGGAATTTTTGATGGCGTACACAAAGGCCATCAAGTCGTGGTACAAGAAACGGTGAAGCAAGCGCGTGAACGAGGCTTAAAAGCAATTGCTTTAACCTTCGATCCCCACCCGCGCATCGTGCACAATCCTGACGCCCCGATGCCGCTGATTACCTCACTTCCTGACCGATTAGAGCGCCTTGAGGCTGCTGGTATCGATGCGGTTTTCGTCCAGTATTACACGTTGGAGTATGCAAACCAGGCACCGGAAGAATTTATCGAGTCCCAGCTTGTAGGCATGCTTCACGCGTCGGTTATTGTGGCGGGTGAAGATATTCATTTTGGCCGGCAAAACACCGGCGATGGTCAGTTGTTGCGCACCTTCGGAACGGCTATTGGATTAGAAACTGTCATTGTTGATGACGTATGCAATTTAGATGATGGCCGCCGATGGTCGTCGACGTGGGTGCGAGATTTGTTGCGTGTTGGAGACGTACGCCAAGCTGCGGAAGTGTTGGGCCGTCCTCATCGGATCCGTGGAATAGTCCAGCATGGGTTTAAGCGTGGCCGGCAGTTAGGATTCCCGACGGCGAACTTGCCAGGCGTAGGTGTTGGCGAAATTCCGGCCGACGGCGTGTATGCCGGTTGGCTGGTGCGTACTGTTCCAGAGACGAAAGCGACTGAGCATTTGCCGGCTGCTATTTCGATTGGTACGAATCCGCATTTTGATGGGGTAGAGCGCACGGTGGAAGCTCATGTGCTTGGGCGTAGTGACCTGAACCTGTATGGGGAAGAGGTTGCGATCGACTTTATTGACTATGTGCGTCCGATGATGAGTTTTGATGAGCTTGATGGATTGCTATGCCAGATGGATGACGATCTGCGAACTGCTGCAGATGTGCTATCGGTGCCGTTAGCAGGCAGAGTTGATCCGGATTCAGTGACAGCAATCTGA
- the rpsO gene encoding 30S ribosomal protein S15, whose protein sequence is MALSAERKNEIIKEYATHEGDTGSPEVQVALLSARIKELTEHFRTHKHDHHSRRGLMLLIGKRKRLLGYLAAEDIERYRSLISRLGLRR, encoded by the coding sequence ATGGCTCTATCTGCAGAGCGTAAGAACGAGATCATCAAGGAATACGCAACCCACGAGGGCGACACCGGTTCTCCGGAGGTCCAGGTTGCACTTCTGTCTGCCCGTATCAAGGAATTGACAGAGCATTTCCGTACTCACAAGCATGATCACCACTCACGTCGTGGTCTGATGCTTCTTATCGGTAAGCGCAAGCGCCTCCTCGGCTACCTCGCCGCAGAAGACATCGAGCGTTACCGTTCATTGATCTCCCGTCTCGGCCTACGCCGCTGA